In Clupea harengus chromosome 25, Ch_v2.0.2, whole genome shotgun sequence, one genomic interval encodes:
- the LOC105900647 gene encoding E3 ubiquitin-protein ligase RNF31 isoform X1: MDSLSAQLEEVRSRAEACLSSPCSAHEVRAGVCAMANLALPPSVKYREISAEIMVKENSSGNNKKETIGSLQRLSTALNILEKYGSNLTSSNRPKFWRTVKHNNPVFRATVDAIKGGRAVLGLYGYTNQQADGLSFPEDIQEPDIQKVSSVTLEVMSLRMELDMLIQESHPHPEFFEPLVPSVFQQEEKLLASPSDTPWKKEDKLMLAATPSKASSSTKPTGCSLCGGTASVLCAPCGSIRFCESCDLAFHRHPSRATHKREPTLAERQGEHTGLSSRLSLAPTVQNDNCTICGIFPVSAQCPVCVQRLCSECDRLYHSHPARASHSRIAVASAKPPKSISVSLSSWQCVHCTTLNRLQEVLCGTCERPRLASTATAATSAPQEELLQPSTITEWQCKSCTVVNPGSSVLCEVCERPRLATRPPPTTPSRPAAPTMGLRSSQWMCQFCTYANHTPSSICEMCDLPRPEPAPAPLPSKFRTPSPARDFPQLSIKPKATPSEDPDVKRQRLMKEEGLKLIQLIREGERKGVSPEEVYTGVCVSGDSSVVPCDWLKAQLPALLDEICARAASTLLGPRAPLQPESSERTDGSQEQPSRGGVQQLSRAEAKYAWLTAGGDTERAIKQALRDRKAKVKELSALGFSDTARCGEALRLSGGEVKGALALLQRPLLEPFHQRMWSDQPEPPLNIHHPDKQRVCRRLLAVYDLPSWGRSELALSLLQDPAAPYTLEDVVQAVRESHDRDFIRRVLAKECPICLSVFPHSKMQSLTSCQCSVCCGCFKQHFTIAVRDKHIRDMVCPVCWEPDINDPEHLNSYFSTLDIQLRECLEQDVYELFHKKLTEQALIKDPKFLWCSHCSYGFIYDGDQLKVTCFQCRNSFCAQCKKPWESQHTGLSCEQFQSWKRENDPEYQRQGLAGYLRDNGITCPNCRFQYALARGGCMHFCCSQCRYQFCSGCNNPFHTTCSVIQCSVTGLHAHHPRDCLFYLRDWEPARLQALLQKEEVAFDTDTPPGTQAGLCGVIEQKDEGAQQTDSACGAQTQPGQAGLCEKHYREYLVSLINGHSIDPAPLYNANELLLACRRYQVEVPRVESEDDRTYYSRLLKILMDSVPLGDKVPRKK; this comes from the exons ATGGACAGTCTATCAGCACAGCTTGAGGAGGTGAGAAGTCGGGCTGAGGCCTGTCTGTCTTCACCATGCTCAGCTCATGAAGTccgggcaggtgtgtgtgccatggcCAACCTTGCCTTACCACCATCTGTCAAGTACCGGGAAATCTCAGCAGAAATCATGGTGAAGGAAAACAGTTCTGGCAATAACAAGAAAGAG ACCATAGGTTCTTTGCAGAGACTCTCCACTGCTCTTAACATCCTAGAGAAGTATGGATCCAACCTCACCAGCTCCAACAGGCCAAAGTTTTGGCGGACCGTGAAGCACAATAACCCTGTTTTCAGAGCAACAGTGGATGCCATTAAG GGAGGAAGGGCAGTGCTGGGTCTCTATGGATACACCAATCAACAAGCAGACGGTCTCAGCTTTCCTGAGGATATCCAAGAGCCAGATATTCAGAAGGTGTCCTCGGTCACCCTGGAGGTCATGAGTCTAAGGATGGAGCTTGACATGCTTATCCAG GAGTCTCACCCTCATCCAGAGTTCTTTGAGCCACTAGTTCCGTCAGTATTTCAGCAG GAGGAAAAATTGCTGGCCTCCCCCTCTGACACTCCATGGAAAAAGGAGGATAAACTAATGTTagctgctactccatctaaagcGTCCTCCTCCACTAAGCCCACTG GTTGTAGTCTCTGTGGTGGCACCGCTTCTGTGTTGTGCGCTCCGTGCGGTTCCATTCGCTTTTGTGAGTCTTGTGACTTGGCCTTCCATCGCCACCCTAGCAGAGCCACCCATAAGCGGGAGCCCACGCTGGCCGAGAGGCAGGGTGAGCACACAGGCCTCAGCTCACGGCTGAGTTTGGCCCCCACAGTTCAAAATG ATAACTGCACCATATGTGGGATATTCCCTGTGTCCGCCCAGTGCCCCGTGTGCGTTCAGAGGCTGTGCTCGGAATGCGACCGGCTGTACCACTCGCATCCGGCACGCGCCAGCCATAGCAGGATCGCAGTGGCCTCCGCCAAGCCTCCAAAGTCAATAAG cGTGTCCTTGTCCTCCTGGCAGTGTGTCCACTGCACCACACTTAATaggctgcaggaggtgctgtgTGGGACATGTGAGCGCCCCCGTCTGGCCTCTACTGCAACTGCGGCCACTAGCGCCCCACAGGAGGAGCTGCTACAGCCCTCCACCATCACag AGTGGCAGTGTAAGAGCTGCACAGTGGTGAACCCGGGCAGCAGTgttctgtgtgaggtgtgtgagcgCCCCCGTCTGGCCACACGCCCCCCGCCAACTACACCCTCACGTCCAGCCGCGCCCACAATGGGTCTAAGAAGCAGTCAg tggaTGTGTCAGTTCTGCACCTACGCCAATCACACGCCATCGTCCATCTGCGAGATGTGTGACCTCCCTCGGCCCGagcccgcccccgcccccttaCCCTCCAAATTCAGAACACCTTCTCCCGCCAGGGACTTCCCGCAGCTGTCCATCAAGCCCAAAGCCACGCCCAGCGAGGACCCGGACGTGAAGCGCCAGAGGCTGATGAAGGAGGAGGGGCTGAAGCTGATCCAGCTGATTCGT gaaGGCGAGCGGAAGGGGGTGAGCCCAGAGGAGGTGTACACGGGCGTCTGCGTCTCTGGCGACAGCAGCGTCGTGCCCTGCGATTGGCTGAAGGCTCAGCTGCCCGCCTTGCTGGATGAGATTTGCGCCCGGGCTGCCTCGACTCTGCTGGGTCCCCGCGCCCCACTCCAGCCAGAGTCCTCTGAGCGCACCGACGGCTCGCAGGAGCAGCCGAGTCGAGGAGGGGTGCAGCAGCTGTCCAGGGCCGAGGCCAAGTACGCCTGGCTGACAGCAGGTGGCGACACTGAGCGCGCGATCAAACAGGCGCTGAGAGATAGAAAGGCCAAG GTGAAGGAGCTGAGTGCGCTGGGCTTCAGCGACACGGCCCGCTGCGGAGAGGCCCTCCGACTGAGCGGGGGTGAGGTGAAGGGCGCCCTTGCCCTGCTGCAGCGCCCCCTCCTGGAGCCGTTTCACCAGCGCATGTGGAGCGACCAGCCCGAGCCCCCCCTCAATATCCACCACCCAGACAAACAG cGAGTGTGCCGCAGGCTGCTGGCGGTATATGACTTGCCCAGCTGGGGCCGCAGTGAGCTGGCCCTGTCTCTGCTGCAGGACCCCGCCGCCCCCTACACCCTGGAGGACGTGGTGCAGGCCGTGCGCGAGTCACACGACCGCGACTTCATTCGCCGCGTGCTCGCCAAAGAATGCCccatctgcctctctgtctttccccacAGCAAG ATGCAGTCTCTGACATCGTGCCagtgttctgtgtgctgtggctgTTTCAAGCAGCACTTCACCATTGCCGTGAGGGACAAGCATATCAGAGACATGGTGTGCCCTGTGTGCTGGGAACCTGACATCAACGACCCTGAGCACCTCAACAGCTACTTCTCCACTCTTGACATTCAG ctcagaGAATGTTTGGAACAGGATGTTTATGAGCTGTTCCATAAAAAGCTGACAGAACAGGCCCTCATTAAAGATCCTAAGTTCCTGTGGTGCAGCCAC TGCTCTTATGGCTTCATCTACGACGGCGATCAGCTCAAGGTCACTTGTTTTCAGTGCCGGAACAGTTTCTGTGCGCAGTGCAAGAAGCCT TGGGAGTCTCAGCACACGGGGCTCTCGTGTGAGCAGTTCCAGTCGTGGAAGCGAGAGAATGACCCGGAGTATCAGAGGCAGGGTCTGGCTGGCTACCTGCGCGACAACGGCATCA CGTGCCCTAACTGCAGGTTCCAGTATGCCCTGGCCAGAGGCGGATGCATGCACTTCTGCTGCTCTCAGTGCAGGTATCAGTTCTGCAGTGGCTGCAATAACCCCTTCCACACG ACGTGCTCAGTGATCCAGTGCAGTGTGACAGGTCTGCATGCCCATCACCCCAGAGACTGCCTCTTCTACCTGCGAGACTGGGAGCCTGCCAGACTGCAGGCCCtgctgcag AAAGAAGAGGTGGCGTTCGACACGGACACGCCTCCTGGCACACAGGCAG GTTTGTGTGGCGTGATAGAACAGAAGGATGAGGGGGCACAGCAGACTGACTCTGCATGTGGAGCTCAGACTCAGCCTGGCCAGGCAGGCCTCTGCGA
- the LOC105900647 gene encoding E3 ubiquitin-protein ligase RNF31 isoform X2 translates to MDSLSAQLEEVRSRAEACLSSPCSAHEVRAGVCAMANLALPPSVKYREISAEIMVKENSSGNNKKETIGSLQRLSTALNILEKYGSNLTSSNRPKFWRTVKHNNPVFRATVDAIKGGRAVLGLYGYTNQQADGLSFPEDIQEPDIQKVSSVTLEVMSLRMELDMLIQESHPHPEFFEPLVPSVFQQEEKLLASPSDTPWKKEDKLMLAATPSKASSSTKPTGCSLCGGTASVLCAPCGSIRFCESCDLAFHRHPSRATHKREPTLAERQDNCTICGIFPVSAQCPVCVQRLCSECDRLYHSHPARASHSRIAVASAKPPKSISVSLSSWQCVHCTTLNRLQEVLCGTCERPRLASTATAATSAPQEELLQPSTITEWQCKSCTVVNPGSSVLCEVCERPRLATRPPPTTPSRPAAPTMGLRSSQWMCQFCTYANHTPSSICEMCDLPRPEPAPAPLPSKFRTPSPARDFPQLSIKPKATPSEDPDVKRQRLMKEEGLKLIQLIREGERKGVSPEEVYTGVCVSGDSSVVPCDWLKAQLPALLDEICARAASTLLGPRAPLQPESSERTDGSQEQPSRGGVQQLSRAEAKYAWLTAGGDTERAIKQALRDRKAKVKELSALGFSDTARCGEALRLSGGEVKGALALLQRPLLEPFHQRMWSDQPEPPLNIHHPDKQRVCRRLLAVYDLPSWGRSELALSLLQDPAAPYTLEDVVQAVRESHDRDFIRRVLAKECPICLSVFPHSKMQSLTSCQCSVCCGCFKQHFTIAVRDKHIRDMVCPVCWEPDINDPEHLNSYFSTLDIQLRECLEQDVYELFHKKLTEQALIKDPKFLWCSHCSYGFIYDGDQLKVTCFQCRNSFCAQCKKPWESQHTGLSCEQFQSWKRENDPEYQRQGLAGYLRDNGITCPNCRFQYALARGGCMHFCCSQCRYQFCSGCNNPFHTTCSVIQCSVTGLHAHHPRDCLFYLRDWEPARLQALLQKEEVAFDTDTPPGTQAGLCGVIEQKDEGAQQTDSACGAQTQPGQAGLCEKHYREYLVSLINGHSIDPAPLYNANELLLACRRYQVEVPRVESEDDRTYYSRLLKILMDSVPLGDKVPRKK, encoded by the exons ATGGACAGTCTATCAGCACAGCTTGAGGAGGTGAGAAGTCGGGCTGAGGCCTGTCTGTCTTCACCATGCTCAGCTCATGAAGTccgggcaggtgtgtgtgccatggcCAACCTTGCCTTACCACCATCTGTCAAGTACCGGGAAATCTCAGCAGAAATCATGGTGAAGGAAAACAGTTCTGGCAATAACAAGAAAGAG ACCATAGGTTCTTTGCAGAGACTCTCCACTGCTCTTAACATCCTAGAGAAGTATGGATCCAACCTCACCAGCTCCAACAGGCCAAAGTTTTGGCGGACCGTGAAGCACAATAACCCTGTTTTCAGAGCAACAGTGGATGCCATTAAG GGAGGAAGGGCAGTGCTGGGTCTCTATGGATACACCAATCAACAAGCAGACGGTCTCAGCTTTCCTGAGGATATCCAAGAGCCAGATATTCAGAAGGTGTCCTCGGTCACCCTGGAGGTCATGAGTCTAAGGATGGAGCTTGACATGCTTATCCAG GAGTCTCACCCTCATCCAGAGTTCTTTGAGCCACTAGTTCCGTCAGTATTTCAGCAG GAGGAAAAATTGCTGGCCTCCCCCTCTGACACTCCATGGAAAAAGGAGGATAAACTAATGTTagctgctactccatctaaagcGTCCTCCTCCACTAAGCCCACTG GTTGTAGTCTCTGTGGTGGCACCGCTTCTGTGTTGTGCGCTCCGTGCGGTTCCATTCGCTTTTGTGAGTCTTGTGACTTGGCCTTCCATCGCCACCCTAGCAGAGCCACCCATAAGCGGGAGCCCACGCTGGCCGAGAGGCAGG ATAACTGCACCATATGTGGGATATTCCCTGTGTCCGCCCAGTGCCCCGTGTGCGTTCAGAGGCTGTGCTCGGAATGCGACCGGCTGTACCACTCGCATCCGGCACGCGCCAGCCATAGCAGGATCGCAGTGGCCTCCGCCAAGCCTCCAAAGTCAATAAG cGTGTCCTTGTCCTCCTGGCAGTGTGTCCACTGCACCACACTTAATaggctgcaggaggtgctgtgTGGGACATGTGAGCGCCCCCGTCTGGCCTCTACTGCAACTGCGGCCACTAGCGCCCCACAGGAGGAGCTGCTACAGCCCTCCACCATCACag AGTGGCAGTGTAAGAGCTGCACAGTGGTGAACCCGGGCAGCAGTgttctgtgtgaggtgtgtgagcgCCCCCGTCTGGCCACACGCCCCCCGCCAACTACACCCTCACGTCCAGCCGCGCCCACAATGGGTCTAAGAAGCAGTCAg tggaTGTGTCAGTTCTGCACCTACGCCAATCACACGCCATCGTCCATCTGCGAGATGTGTGACCTCCCTCGGCCCGagcccgcccccgcccccttaCCCTCCAAATTCAGAACACCTTCTCCCGCCAGGGACTTCCCGCAGCTGTCCATCAAGCCCAAAGCCACGCCCAGCGAGGACCCGGACGTGAAGCGCCAGAGGCTGATGAAGGAGGAGGGGCTGAAGCTGATCCAGCTGATTCGT gaaGGCGAGCGGAAGGGGGTGAGCCCAGAGGAGGTGTACACGGGCGTCTGCGTCTCTGGCGACAGCAGCGTCGTGCCCTGCGATTGGCTGAAGGCTCAGCTGCCCGCCTTGCTGGATGAGATTTGCGCCCGGGCTGCCTCGACTCTGCTGGGTCCCCGCGCCCCACTCCAGCCAGAGTCCTCTGAGCGCACCGACGGCTCGCAGGAGCAGCCGAGTCGAGGAGGGGTGCAGCAGCTGTCCAGGGCCGAGGCCAAGTACGCCTGGCTGACAGCAGGTGGCGACACTGAGCGCGCGATCAAACAGGCGCTGAGAGATAGAAAGGCCAAG GTGAAGGAGCTGAGTGCGCTGGGCTTCAGCGACACGGCCCGCTGCGGAGAGGCCCTCCGACTGAGCGGGGGTGAGGTGAAGGGCGCCCTTGCCCTGCTGCAGCGCCCCCTCCTGGAGCCGTTTCACCAGCGCATGTGGAGCGACCAGCCCGAGCCCCCCCTCAATATCCACCACCCAGACAAACAG cGAGTGTGCCGCAGGCTGCTGGCGGTATATGACTTGCCCAGCTGGGGCCGCAGTGAGCTGGCCCTGTCTCTGCTGCAGGACCCCGCCGCCCCCTACACCCTGGAGGACGTGGTGCAGGCCGTGCGCGAGTCACACGACCGCGACTTCATTCGCCGCGTGCTCGCCAAAGAATGCCccatctgcctctctgtctttccccacAGCAAG ATGCAGTCTCTGACATCGTGCCagtgttctgtgtgctgtggctgTTTCAAGCAGCACTTCACCATTGCCGTGAGGGACAAGCATATCAGAGACATGGTGTGCCCTGTGTGCTGGGAACCTGACATCAACGACCCTGAGCACCTCAACAGCTACTTCTCCACTCTTGACATTCAG ctcagaGAATGTTTGGAACAGGATGTTTATGAGCTGTTCCATAAAAAGCTGACAGAACAGGCCCTCATTAAAGATCCTAAGTTCCTGTGGTGCAGCCAC TGCTCTTATGGCTTCATCTACGACGGCGATCAGCTCAAGGTCACTTGTTTTCAGTGCCGGAACAGTTTCTGTGCGCAGTGCAAGAAGCCT TGGGAGTCTCAGCACACGGGGCTCTCGTGTGAGCAGTTCCAGTCGTGGAAGCGAGAGAATGACCCGGAGTATCAGAGGCAGGGTCTGGCTGGCTACCTGCGCGACAACGGCATCA CGTGCCCTAACTGCAGGTTCCAGTATGCCCTGGCCAGAGGCGGATGCATGCACTTCTGCTGCTCTCAGTGCAGGTATCAGTTCTGCAGTGGCTGCAATAACCCCTTCCACACG ACGTGCTCAGTGATCCAGTGCAGTGTGACAGGTCTGCATGCCCATCACCCCAGAGACTGCCTCTTCTACCTGCGAGACTGGGAGCCTGCCAGACTGCAGGCCCtgctgcag AAAGAAGAGGTGGCGTTCGACACGGACACGCCTCCTGGCACACAGGCAG GTTTGTGTGGCGTGATAGAACAGAAGGATGAGGGGGCACAGCAGACTGACTCTGCATGTGGAGCTCAGACTCAGCCTGGCCAGGCAGGCCTCTGCGA
- the LOC105900647 gene encoding E3 ubiquitin-protein ligase RNF31 isoform X3 encodes MDSLSAQLEEVRSRAEACLSSPCSAHEVRAGVCAMANLALPPSVKYREISAEIMVKENSSGNNKKETIGSLQRLSTALNILEKYGSNLTSSNRPKFWRTVKHNNPVFRATVDAIKGGRAVLGLYGYTNQQADGLSFPEDIQEPDIQKVSSVTLEVMSLRMELDMLIQESHPHPEFFEPLVPSVFQQEEKLLASPSDTPWKKEDKLMLAATPSKASSSTKPTDNCTICGIFPVSAQCPVCVQRLCSECDRLYHSHPARASHSRIAVASAKPPKSISVSLSSWQCVHCTTLNRLQEVLCGTCERPRLASTATAATSAPQEELLQPSTITEWQCKSCTVVNPGSSVLCEVCERPRLATRPPPTTPSRPAAPTMGLRSSQWMCQFCTYANHTPSSICEMCDLPRPEPAPAPLPSKFRTPSPARDFPQLSIKPKATPSEDPDVKRQRLMKEEGLKLIQLIREGERKGVSPEEVYTGVCVSGDSSVVPCDWLKAQLPALLDEICARAASTLLGPRAPLQPESSERTDGSQEQPSRGGVQQLSRAEAKYAWLTAGGDTERAIKQALRDRKAKVKELSALGFSDTARCGEALRLSGGEVKGALALLQRPLLEPFHQRMWSDQPEPPLNIHHPDKQRVCRRLLAVYDLPSWGRSELALSLLQDPAAPYTLEDVVQAVRESHDRDFIRRVLAKECPICLSVFPHSKMQSLTSCQCSVCCGCFKQHFTIAVRDKHIRDMVCPVCWEPDINDPEHLNSYFSTLDIQLRECLEQDVYELFHKKLTEQALIKDPKFLWCSHCSYGFIYDGDQLKVTCFQCRNSFCAQCKKPWESQHTGLSCEQFQSWKRENDPEYQRQGLAGYLRDNGITCPNCRFQYALARGGCMHFCCSQCRYQFCSGCNNPFHTTCSVIQCSVTGLHAHHPRDCLFYLRDWEPARLQALLQKEEVAFDTDTPPGTQAGLCGVIEQKDEGAQQTDSACGAQTQPGQAGLCEKHYREYLVSLINGHSIDPAPLYNANELLLACRRYQVEVPRVESEDDRTYYSRLLKILMDSVPLGDKVPRKK; translated from the exons ATGGACAGTCTATCAGCACAGCTTGAGGAGGTGAGAAGTCGGGCTGAGGCCTGTCTGTCTTCACCATGCTCAGCTCATGAAGTccgggcaggtgtgtgtgccatggcCAACCTTGCCTTACCACCATCTGTCAAGTACCGGGAAATCTCAGCAGAAATCATGGTGAAGGAAAACAGTTCTGGCAATAACAAGAAAGAG ACCATAGGTTCTTTGCAGAGACTCTCCACTGCTCTTAACATCCTAGAGAAGTATGGATCCAACCTCACCAGCTCCAACAGGCCAAAGTTTTGGCGGACCGTGAAGCACAATAACCCTGTTTTCAGAGCAACAGTGGATGCCATTAAG GGAGGAAGGGCAGTGCTGGGTCTCTATGGATACACCAATCAACAAGCAGACGGTCTCAGCTTTCCTGAGGATATCCAAGAGCCAGATATTCAGAAGGTGTCCTCGGTCACCCTGGAGGTCATGAGTCTAAGGATGGAGCTTGACATGCTTATCCAG GAGTCTCACCCTCATCCAGAGTTCTTTGAGCCACTAGTTCCGTCAGTATTTCAGCAG GAGGAAAAATTGCTGGCCTCCCCCTCTGACACTCCATGGAAAAAGGAGGATAAACTAATGTTagctgctactccatctaaagcGTCCTCCTCCACTAAGCCCACTG ATAACTGCACCATATGTGGGATATTCCCTGTGTCCGCCCAGTGCCCCGTGTGCGTTCAGAGGCTGTGCTCGGAATGCGACCGGCTGTACCACTCGCATCCGGCACGCGCCAGCCATAGCAGGATCGCAGTGGCCTCCGCCAAGCCTCCAAAGTCAATAAG cGTGTCCTTGTCCTCCTGGCAGTGTGTCCACTGCACCACACTTAATaggctgcaggaggtgctgtgTGGGACATGTGAGCGCCCCCGTCTGGCCTCTACTGCAACTGCGGCCACTAGCGCCCCACAGGAGGAGCTGCTACAGCCCTCCACCATCACag AGTGGCAGTGTAAGAGCTGCACAGTGGTGAACCCGGGCAGCAGTgttctgtgtgaggtgtgtgagcgCCCCCGTCTGGCCACACGCCCCCCGCCAACTACACCCTCACGTCCAGCCGCGCCCACAATGGGTCTAAGAAGCAGTCAg tggaTGTGTCAGTTCTGCACCTACGCCAATCACACGCCATCGTCCATCTGCGAGATGTGTGACCTCCCTCGGCCCGagcccgcccccgcccccttaCCCTCCAAATTCAGAACACCTTCTCCCGCCAGGGACTTCCCGCAGCTGTCCATCAAGCCCAAAGCCACGCCCAGCGAGGACCCGGACGTGAAGCGCCAGAGGCTGATGAAGGAGGAGGGGCTGAAGCTGATCCAGCTGATTCGT gaaGGCGAGCGGAAGGGGGTGAGCCCAGAGGAGGTGTACACGGGCGTCTGCGTCTCTGGCGACAGCAGCGTCGTGCCCTGCGATTGGCTGAAGGCTCAGCTGCCCGCCTTGCTGGATGAGATTTGCGCCCGGGCTGCCTCGACTCTGCTGGGTCCCCGCGCCCCACTCCAGCCAGAGTCCTCTGAGCGCACCGACGGCTCGCAGGAGCAGCCGAGTCGAGGAGGGGTGCAGCAGCTGTCCAGGGCCGAGGCCAAGTACGCCTGGCTGACAGCAGGTGGCGACACTGAGCGCGCGATCAAACAGGCGCTGAGAGATAGAAAGGCCAAG GTGAAGGAGCTGAGTGCGCTGGGCTTCAGCGACACGGCCCGCTGCGGAGAGGCCCTCCGACTGAGCGGGGGTGAGGTGAAGGGCGCCCTTGCCCTGCTGCAGCGCCCCCTCCTGGAGCCGTTTCACCAGCGCATGTGGAGCGACCAGCCCGAGCCCCCCCTCAATATCCACCACCCAGACAAACAG cGAGTGTGCCGCAGGCTGCTGGCGGTATATGACTTGCCCAGCTGGGGCCGCAGTGAGCTGGCCCTGTCTCTGCTGCAGGACCCCGCCGCCCCCTACACCCTGGAGGACGTGGTGCAGGCCGTGCGCGAGTCACACGACCGCGACTTCATTCGCCGCGTGCTCGCCAAAGAATGCCccatctgcctctctgtctttccccacAGCAAG ATGCAGTCTCTGACATCGTGCCagtgttctgtgtgctgtggctgTTTCAAGCAGCACTTCACCATTGCCGTGAGGGACAAGCATATCAGAGACATGGTGTGCCCTGTGTGCTGGGAACCTGACATCAACGACCCTGAGCACCTCAACAGCTACTTCTCCACTCTTGACATTCAG ctcagaGAATGTTTGGAACAGGATGTTTATGAGCTGTTCCATAAAAAGCTGACAGAACAGGCCCTCATTAAAGATCCTAAGTTCCTGTGGTGCAGCCAC TGCTCTTATGGCTTCATCTACGACGGCGATCAGCTCAAGGTCACTTGTTTTCAGTGCCGGAACAGTTTCTGTGCGCAGTGCAAGAAGCCT TGGGAGTCTCAGCACACGGGGCTCTCGTGTGAGCAGTTCCAGTCGTGGAAGCGAGAGAATGACCCGGAGTATCAGAGGCAGGGTCTGGCTGGCTACCTGCGCGACAACGGCATCA CGTGCCCTAACTGCAGGTTCCAGTATGCCCTGGCCAGAGGCGGATGCATGCACTTCTGCTGCTCTCAGTGCAGGTATCAGTTCTGCAGTGGCTGCAATAACCCCTTCCACACG ACGTGCTCAGTGATCCAGTGCAGTGTGACAGGTCTGCATGCCCATCACCCCAGAGACTGCCTCTTCTACCTGCGAGACTGGGAGCCTGCCAGACTGCAGGCCCtgctgcag AAAGAAGAGGTGGCGTTCGACACGGACACGCCTCCTGGCACACAGGCAG GTTTGTGTGGCGTGATAGAACAGAAGGATGAGGGGGCACAGCAGACTGACTCTGCATGTGGAGCTCAGACTCAGCCTGGCCAGGCAGGCCTCTGCGA